taacaaatgtGCAGGGATCATATGGAATGACACATCAGCAAGCTCTAGCACAAGTCACAGCACAAGCAGTTCAAGCCAATGCTAATAATATGCTGCTACCACAAACCGACTACCCTCCTCCTTCCTCTCAGGTTTCATCTGTTCAACCACCTCAGAACCAGACCACAGCTCCGAGAGAAACCTCAGATACGACCACCATCATCGAGCACAGGTCACAGCAGCCTCTAAACGTTGACAAACCAGCTGACGATGGCTATAACTGGAGGAAATACGGGCAAAAGCAAGTCAAAGGCAGCGAGTTCCCTCGAAGCTATTACAAGTGCACGAGTCAGGGGTGTCCTGTCAAGAAGAAAGTCGAGAGGTCTCTCGATGGACAGGTAACGGAGATCATCTACAAAGGTCAGCACAATCATGAACCTCCTCAAAACACTAAGCGAGGCAACAACAGAGATAGCACAGCTAATCTAAACGGGAGTTCGGTTAATAATAGTAACACCGGTAATAAAACGACGAGGGAACAACATGAAGCAGCGAGTCAAGCTACAACAGAGCAAATGTCTGAGGCAAGTGACAGTGAAGAGGTTGGTAATGGAGAAACTGGTGTGAGGAAGAAAGTTGAAGACGAGCCTGACCCCAAGAGAAGGTATATAGTTATCGatcattcattttcttttttggtttctgATGAGATAGAGATTTGGAATGTGCAGAAGTACAGAAGTTCGAGTTACAGAACCAGCTGCTGCTACTTCACATAGAACTGTGACGGAGCCTAGAATCATTGTCCAGACGACGAGTGAAGTTGATCTATTAGATGATGGATATAGGTGGCGTAAATATGGACAGAAAGTTGTCAAAGGAAACCCTTATCCGAGGTAATACACTGACTAATCCATCTACTGATCTAGCTATCGCTGCTTCATAATGTTCTCTTATTGATTGATCCACAGGAGTTACTACAAGTGCACAACACAGGGATGTGGAGTGAGGAAACATGTAGAGAGAGCAGCAACAGATCCAAAAGCTGTAGTAACAACCTATGAAGGAAA
The Raphanus sativus cultivar WK10039 chromosome 1, ASM80110v3, whole genome shotgun sequence DNA segment above includes these coding regions:
- the LOC108811249 gene encoding probable WRKY transcription factor 4 gives rise to the protein MSEKEELPSTSNKSTGAPSRPTLSLPPRPFTEMFFNGGVGFSPGPMTLVSNMFPDSDEFRSFSQLLSGVMPSPAPAPAPAAASSAASEEEGDNNNSSSGDVDPRFKQSRPTGLTISQSPSTMFNVPPGLSPAMRLDSPSFLGLFSPIQGSYGMTHQQALAQVTAQAVQANANNMLLPQTDYPPPSSQVSSVQPPQNQTTAPRETSDTTTIIEHRSQQPLNVDKPADDGYNWRKYGQKQVKGSEFPRSYYKCTSQGCPVKKKVERSLDGQVTEIIYKGQHNHEPPQNTKRGNNRDSTANLNGSSVNNSNTGNKTTREQHEAASQATTEQMSEASDSEEVGNGETGVRKKVEDEPDPKRRSTEVRVTEPAAATSHRTVTEPRIIVQTTSEVDLLDDGYRWRKYGQKVVKGNPYPRSYYKCTTQGCGVRKHVERAATDPKAVVTTYEGKHNHDLPASKSSSHSAAAAAHLRLENRPGGSANLNQQQQQQPVARLRLKEEQII